A portion of the Halopelagius inordinatus genome contains these proteins:
- the ptsP gene encoding phosphoenolpyruvate--protein phosphotransferase, whose product MTERRLDGVGVTPLSGVGTVVWYSPDAELDDPPDPDSVDTEAETERFEAARTTAREELEAERDRTAERVGQEEAAVFDAHVQFLDDPQITDGVAERIEGGLPAEHAVSETFEGFIEQFEGMEGRMAERADDLRDVRDRLVRVLSGGERVNLGDLPEGSVVLAERLTPSDTAQLDPSKVAGFVTETGGRTSHAAIFARSLALPAVVGVGEELRDVEGGTDVVVNGTDGVVVFDPDEETREAAAGDDDAEIREDPVSTADGTEIEVAANVGTRKDLGPATERGADGIGLYRTEFLFLDRESPPDEEEQYEAYVEALDAFPEGRVVVRTLDVGGDKPIDYLDLPDEENPFLGERGIRRSLGPDSDLFETQLRALLRACGSENGGSSDSSDGGLAVMLPLVATVEEVAAAREKMAEVADDLDDEGVEYARPEFGVMVETPAAAFVADDLVERVDFFSIGTNDLAQYVMAAERGNERVSELGDYRQPAVLRAIRATVEAAEGTDAWVGMCGEMAGDPDLTELLLGLGLDELSMSAVTVPQVKAAVTNVSLSDARELAAEALEASTKDEVERVLTNSTLS is encoded by the coding sequence ATGACCGAACGACGACTCGACGGCGTCGGCGTGACACCCCTCTCGGGAGTCGGAACCGTCGTCTGGTACTCGCCGGACGCGGAACTCGACGACCCGCCGGACCCCGATTCGGTCGACACCGAGGCCGAGACGGAGCGATTCGAGGCGGCGCGGACGACCGCCAGAGAGGAGTTAGAGGCGGAACGAGACCGAACCGCCGAACGCGTCGGTCAAGAGGAGGCGGCCGTGTTCGACGCGCACGTCCAGTTCCTCGACGACCCGCAGATCACCGACGGCGTGGCAGAGCGAATCGAGGGCGGCCTCCCGGCCGAACACGCCGTCTCCGAGACGTTCGAGGGGTTCATCGAACAGTTCGAGGGGATGGAGGGCCGGATGGCCGAACGCGCCGACGACCTGCGCGACGTGCGCGACAGACTCGTCCGCGTCCTCTCGGGCGGCGAACGCGTGAACCTCGGAGACCTACCCGAGGGGAGCGTCGTCCTCGCGGAGCGACTGACGCCAAGCGACACGGCGCAACTCGACCCCTCGAAGGTGGCCGGGTTCGTCACCGAAACCGGCGGCCGAACGTCGCACGCGGCCATCTTCGCGCGTTCGCTCGCGCTCCCCGCCGTCGTCGGCGTCGGCGAGGAACTGCGGGACGTCGAGGGCGGTACCGACGTCGTCGTGAACGGTACCGACGGCGTCGTCGTCTTCGACCCCGACGAGGAGACGCGCGAGGCGGCCGCGGGCGACGACGACGCGGAGATACGCGAGGACCCCGTCTCGACGGCCGACGGCACGGAGATAGAAGTCGCCGCCAACGTCGGGACGCGGAAAGACCTCGGACCGGCGACGGAACGCGGCGCGGACGGCATCGGTCTCTACCGCACGGAGTTTCTCTTCCTCGACAGGGAGTCGCCGCCGGACGAAGAAGAACAGTACGAGGCGTACGTCGAGGCTCTCGACGCGTTCCCCGAGGGCCGCGTCGTCGTCCGAACGCTGGACGTGGGCGGAGACAAGCCCATCGACTACCTCGACCTGCCGGACGAGGAGAACCCGTTCCTCGGCGAACGCGGCATCCGTCGCTCTCTCGGTCCGGACTCGGACCTCTTCGAGACGCAACTCCGGGCACTCTTGCGCGCCTGCGGCTCCGAGAACGGAGGCTCGTCGGACTCGTCCGACGGTGGGCTGGCCGTCATGCTCCCACTCGTCGCCACCGTCGAAGAGGTGGCGGCGGCCCGCGAGAAGATGGCCGAGGTGGCCGACGACTTAGACGACGAGGGCGTCGAGTACGCCCGCCCCGAGTTCGGCGTGATGGTCGAAACGCCCGCCGCGGCGTTCGTGGCCGATGACCTCGTAGAGCGCGTGGACTTCTTCAGCATCGGTACGAACGACCTCGCGCAGTACGTGATGGCCGCGGAACGCGGCAACGAACGCGTCTCGGAACTCGGCGACTACCGCCAACCCGCGGTCCTCCGCGCCATCCGCGCGACGGTGGAGGCGGCGGAGGGAACTGACGCGTGGGTCGGGATGTGCGGCGAGATGGCGGGCGACCCGGACCTGACGGAGTTACTCCTCGGCCTCGGGTTGGACGAACTCAGCATGAGTGCGGTCACCGTCCCGCAGGTCAAAGCGGCGGTGACGAACGTCTCGCTTTCGGACGCTCGGGAACTCGCGGCCGAGGCGCTCGAAGCCAGTACGAAAGATGAAGTAGAACGCGTGTTAACAAACAGCACCCTATCATGA
- the ptsH1 gene encoding phosphocarrier protein HPr gives MPERVVTIVPEDGLHARPASLFVETANEYDATVEVGPADGELVNASSMLAVTGLGVAAGDDVRLVAEGDDAEDVLDALEEILTTPEDEL, from the coding sequence ATGCCGGAACGGGTCGTCACCATCGTCCCCGAAGACGGTCTGCACGCGCGTCCAGCGTCGCTCTTCGTCGAGACGGCAAACGAGTACGACGCGACGGTCGAAGTCGGCCCGGCCGACGGCGAACTCGTCAACGCGTCGAGCATGCTCGCCGTCACCGGCCTCGGCGTCGCCGCGGGCGACGACGTGAGACTCGTCGCGGAGGGCGACGACGCCGAGGACGTCCTCGACGCCCTCGAAGAGATACTCACCACGCCCGAGGACGAACTCTGA
- a CDS encoding PTS sugar transporter subunit IIA has translation MLEDDIDRLFPKAHISLEEPPASKEAAIEYLLDLVVENGRVTDREVALEALHEREKEATTGVGMGIGIPHAKTEAVETPSVAFARSREGIDFDAMDDEPAKLLFMILVPAEGGEEHLQILSSLSRALMHEDVREKLLTADSEDTVQNTVREAVN, from the coding sequence ATGCTCGAAGACGACATCGACCGACTGTTCCCGAAAGCGCACATCTCGCTCGAAGAGCCTCCGGCCTCGAAGGAGGCGGCCATAGAGTACCTCCTCGACCTCGTCGTCGAGAACGGCCGGGTGACCGACCGCGAGGTTGCTCTCGAAGCCCTGCACGAACGAGAGAAAGAAGCGACCACCGGCGTCGGCATGGGTATCGGCATCCCCCACGCGAAGACCGAGGCCGTCGAAACACCGTCCGTCGCGTTCGCCCGTTCTCGCGAGGGCATCGACTTCGACGCGATGGACGACGAACCCGCGAAACTGCTGTTCATGATTCTCGTCCCCGCCGAGGGCGGCGAGGAGCATCTCCAGATTCTCAGTTCGCTCTCTCGGGCCCTCATGCACGAGGACGTCCGCGAGAAACTGCTTACAGCCGACAGCGAAGACACCGTCCAAAACACCGTTCGGGAGGCGGTCAACTGA